The genomic window AACATGTGTCTTATTTCTATAGTTTTGTCAATCATTTGTATTAGTTGACAACGTTGTACTCATCtagttaattgctgagatctgggaacacagtATGTTCCAATATCTCAAGAAATAATTCAGTGAAGTCAAGCCATCATTTCTATAGCCCAAATTTATAGCCCTGAGGTATATCTCAAAAGACTGTCCTCCCAGGTAAACCTTGGTGGCTTCATACCTGATCTTGTTATTGTTTAGTCTGAGGAAGTGTAAGTTGGTCATCTCGTTGATGCCAGACGGCACAGTAACCAGCTGGTTGTGATCCATACACAGTTCCACCATGGAGTGGTACGAGCCGAAGAATGACTCTGATTCGATTCCTTCACCATCCAGTTTGTTGTAGGAGAGGTAGACGTACTCTATACCAGGTTCCATGTGGGCAAAGACGTAACCTGTGGAGGTGTTGAAGGAAACAGTGTAACTATGGGAGACCATGACCCTGTTTTTGTAGTGTACTAGGGCTGAAATTAaccattattgtcattattgattcatgATTATGTCTATGAAGTATCATAGAATAGTGAAAATGTGCCTATCACACTAGAATCCATCATGACATCAAACGTCCTGTTTTGtctaacagtctaaaacccatagatatttaatttacaattatataaaatagaAGAGCAAATCCTCAacactggagaagctggaatcatAGAATTATTGTAGTTTTTGATTGGAAAATTACTGAAACATGCGATTGTCATCATTTTTGTTGATAGAATTTCTGTCCATCAACTTATCAATTAACTGACTAACCACTTGGGCACTGCAGTCTACTtttgattttaacatttttatgtacCTAAACTATCCACATTGTAAAAATAGGTTAACATGTCAGTGCATCAGGCACCATAATTGTACCCTGTCTGATAGCCCTTTTGCACTGAACATCCCAAAACCTGGGGCCTCCCATGTCCTGAACTTTTAGGACTTTGGTTAAGTTTCTTTCTTAGGTTTTCACTGAATCTTACATTGGTGGGACATTTCAGGTATATATCAATAAAAAGGTGACAGGGGACAAACTATATGTCATACAGCTATTTCAATTTAATGGTCTGTTTTGTAGGCAAAGTAAGTAGGCGATTGTATGACAGACAACAATGACATAGCTGATACTGTTACagattttctttcaattttacATTAATATGAGATACAAGTTTCAAGGCCAACAGAGAAACCAGGTCCCTGCTCTGGTTGGCACAGACCCTTCAGTTTCTCAAAACAGCACTCAGTGCACCAAACCACTTTGTAATTTTCCTATAACCTTCCTTGATCTTTTTATTTTCCCTGCACCATTTGGCTGTGTTACATCCCTATTTCTGCCAGATGCTGAGAAATCTGCTGTTTTACCTTTTGGTTTCAAACCACTGACTCCAGGTTTCTCTGATTGGCCTCTCTACAAATACAAATGAGGGCCTCGACATGTTGGTTTGTCAAACTAGCATTCTccattattcttgtttttttaagtgttggCTGTCATGTTCCATATAGGAGCAGCAGTAAAACATTGGttactgttgtgtttgttgaagTGGTCTTCCTTGtgatgtgacatcacatcagCTCAACCAATCATGATTGACAGCACTGCTGCAGAGTACCTAGAACTTTTAGTATGACCACCTGAGCAGTACCCAAATTTAGTTGCAGGAGCTCATTCCCAAAGCAAGCAGGGAACAGCATAAACAAAAGCATGTTTGTCAGCCAGGTGTTCCATCAACACTTTCCACCTACCAGGTATCCTCTCTATGTTATTTCCCACCAGCACTAGGTGGACCAGAGATTTGGGTAGGTAGGATGGAACCAGGTAAAGGTCATTATGTGAAAGGTCAATGGACTCCAGATTTCTGTAGAGAAGGAGGAAGGTGAGGGAAGGAGGGGTTTgtaaagaaatggaaatgagaGAACATAACTGATTCATTGTCCTTGATGACAGCTGATTggggaaaaactgaacagaacatCATAGGTGATAGTGACAGGTTTCTTTTTTGCTTACCTGTGGTTGATCCAGGCCAAAGGGGCGATCCTGGTCTCATCCAGCCTGTTGTGTCTTAAGGAAACCACATTCAGATTGTTGGTCTGATTGAAAACAGTCTCTGAGATTTCCTCAATCAGGTTGTTCTCCAAGTATAGTTCCTGAAAGAGAGACGTCATCAGGGTCGGAAAGGAATTGATTGAGGGAAACTCATGGAGAATTACTTgaatttattgttgttgtgataagttttttagtttttacgGAAAGCAAGTGGGGGTATTTTGAGTTTGTCATTAAACTGCGGTGTTAACTGAGTGCTTTTGGTTATGAGATCTTGGCAGACAAGTCTGTGGTTTGTTGGGACTGTTTCAGGTTGTAAATGCATTGTTCCACCccaaaaataaattcacatttgtTTTACCTACAGTCTGTTAAAACCAGCAACCCTTGAATATTCACAAGTGAATGTGTCTGATAAATCTGGAAAAACCCAGAGCTAATTATCAAAGAACCAATGTTAAAGGTAGTCCACGATTTTTCAGGACTAATGACAAGAAAATGTGTGATGTTTTGGATTTGCAGAGAGTGTATAGAAACTCTCCAAGGTCAAGACATGAGGTTGGTTTTAAGGTGGATTTACAGAAGCAGCATGTTGCTGGTGTTCTACAGTGTTTGTGGTTAACCAGAGGCCATAATTACAGGTTTAGTGGACTGATTTCCCACAGGTAGGAGCAGAGTTTACTCAGTTGACGAGTCTCAAACACCAGagccaaaaagaaaatactgatgcatcagCAAACCTACATTTAGACTCCATTTGGCTGGCCAGAAGGATTCTGATAATGTGACTGGATGTCTCATAGATTTAATTCAAATCAGTATGTTGCTGGTGGGTGTTGATTTATTGAGCTTCTAGAGTATTGCATCTATTTCTTCCAATTGTTGTCCAAAAAGTCCATTTAGCTGCTTAGAGCCTCCAGGTTCCTAAGGCTCCACTGTCATTGACTGTCTAAAGTGTCACAAGTGTCTACAGACCTTAAAATGATATAGAATAGAATTGAGTAGATCTTTATTGTCAACCAGGGTGGAAAATTGTCTTTGGCTCACCAAAACATGCAGGCTTTGGTTTTTATCAGCCCGCCAGGAAACAATCTTCTTATGACAGAATCAGAGCAGCAATAAGCATTTTCCTTCTGGAATTGATGGAGGCTCACAAAGgctgtgaatatttttagggTTTTTGTGGGGTGTTCACAATGAGTTCTTTGAACTTATTGGATCATCAGGGATTGGAGCTATGATGACTTGTTTCAGCAAGGTTAGTTTTTGTAGTCACACAATCACACCAATGCAGCAGTCTATGGTTGGCTATGGTTTTTGCACCAGTAGAGAGTATTGTGGCTTAGACTTTAATAAAGACTGTCAGAAGTCTGGCTATGGGAGGTATCCCAGTGAGAGGAATGAGGGGATACGAACTGGAGATAGTTATGTAAACAGATATTACTTCATACCAGCAGTGAACTGGGAAGGCCCTGTGGTATAGTGCGGAAGTGGTTTCTACCCAATCTGAGGTAGGAGAGCTGGATGAGGGGAGTGAAGGCCAGAGGATCTACGTTCCCCTCACTCAGCAGATTTCCCTCCAACTCCAGAGTCACAAGGCTGCTCAGACcttaaagataaaaaacagataaacattACATCACTATTCCTCAACTGGAAGTATGGAATTGATATCGGCGCAGCACAGAAAAATCTATCAGGCCATAACCAACAGTTACAACAAAACAGGACAACAAATTCTCATTTCATTATGcataacatacatttttaacatcacTGAGAAACATTAGAGGTTACCAAAAAGTTGTGCACAACACAGAGTAGGAATGAAAAATTAAGACCCTCTACACATGATCAGTGGGCAGAGCACAGTGCAGAGGCAAAGTTTAGTGTTCATCACTAATGAGTGCTGGGTAGCAAGAAGGTGCCAGattaaattaacaaattaacaGATTAGATAACAAATAACAGACTAACAAAACAGAGGGCCTAGAAGAGACCATTTGTGAATTATGTAACTCAAAGGAAGATTATACTCCTGTGGAGAAGAAGACAAGAGCGTGATGATCAAAATGGGTTTGATCCATCATGGCTCTCTTACATAGTACAAAGTTAAACTTCAAGGTTAATTTTTTAACTTGGAAACACCAACTTATAAAAAATCTCAACACATTATCCAATTTACTTTTTGTTTCCAAGTCCGTCAACCAAAGGTCAATGGTTGAACTTTGTGCAAAACTGTGAGACGTGCTATCCAAGCAGTGCCCAAAGTAGCACAACCACAAATATTGGCTTCTTTGCTCTCTCCAGAGGAAAATAATGGGTCATGCGGGTGCAAAGCAATTCTGCTGCTGATCATTTGTAGATTGTCTCTAGATTCCAGTTGTTCATGTTGAAATTGCACTTTGAACAAGGGCAATTTTCAAATATAAAGTATGGTTATAATTATGCCTATAAGTTACATTTTGAATGATGTCAAGCACTGAGAGGTGAAGATTTCAGTTGGCAAATGGTGATCATACTGGCTGAAATGGCACCTACAACTGCCAACTTTAGTCTGACTGTAACTAAAGAACATTATCTCAATGGGCTGGCCAAACTGCAAAATGAAACTCCCTTGTGTTGTCAGGTTAATGTCTCTGCATGCTGGTGTCTGTACTGCACTTGTCCAAAGAGGCTTTTCTGGGGAAAGACACAccactattttgatatttgcaCAAGTAGGTGGCCTGTACTTTTGCAGTTCAGAGCAACAGTGTTGAGTCTTCCTTTAGATAAACAATCTAGGTGGTCATATCTTGTCATTTTGAGCCAGGAACTTGGCAGCTTGACGGATGTAAATGACTTGACAACTGGCAAAGTATTATGTGACATGAAAGCTGATGTCAGCAGGTGCATTGTGGGTTGCCATAGCAGTACCTTCGAGGCTTTTGTCGTGGATCCGTTTCAGGCTGTTCTCACTGATCTTCAGCTCCTGCAGGGTGGGTGGGAGGTCAGAGGGTACAGCTTCTAGAAGGTTCCCATCCAGGTACAGACGTGTCAGCATCTTCAGaccctgagacacacacacacacagatactaGTGATACTGGCAAGTATTTGAAGAGGATGTGTGCAAAGTTGACGTCATGCCACAAATATTAATTCCAGAAACACCTATCcacctccctcttcttcctgtttctcaGTAGTGGTGCAGCTTTCAGTTGAAgcccttttaaaaaaagctgctcTTTACATGTGTCTATTTTAGTTTGTTATAACTAATTAAATTCCAGGTCACAATACAAAAGCATTGGAAAGCTTTTGTTCAGGAAATGTCTAGATGGTTCAGAGCGTCACAACATGagcacacatcaccacaaatctgcagccaacaACAGCTGGAGTAGGTTTTTTCGTTAGTTACTTATTATAATTACAATAGAGataaagaaattgatttggTGAAGCcgtttatatgattatatttgACCAACACTATCAACAGTAATTCTAATGTATCTCACCTTGAAAAttgtcacatagtttagtaattaatgttacacaactgCATTTGTACCACAATGTGTTTCAAGAATAAAATGAGACActacttttgctaaaaagaaagttggaaaagaggccGATGAGCACGGCTAACCCCACATCTCCTTCatgaaaaagcagaatattGAGTTATaactgaccagtctgatgtgtgtggaggtgtgtgtggttattctgtagcagcctggtgacATCAGGTGGTTTAtaaaagtaaacacagtgaatGGCCGTGCATAACGGCACTGCACTCCGGtgcagcacttctcagaggctgcagatttatcaacatatcagtcttGCTgtcttcagatgctgcagggactTAATGAACttaaggagaagcttttcatacagtataaagcagctgtggacagcaTACTGTAAGAATctcccacattcatttatagatcgATGCATACTGATTtgctgactttcctgctttaaccacattattttctgtgccaaTTTTGGTTGGAGattgtttaattgaaataaattatttatatttcaagcatTCATCTGTTATTGCAGCATGTTTGCAGcaaatatttagtttgatcctgttgataaaatcaccacaGCAGCAGTGGATTGTCGTGCCAGACGCAGATGTGGCTCTGAGATATCTTTTTTCAGGGCAACATCTAGgaccaaatttcaaccaaaatacaacaactgTCTCTCCTCCAACCTCTGCACCATGCGCTCtggtcaccaaaataccacacagacatgcaaagcaactttcaaggtcaggaaaataccaaacagttGGAGCACTGCTTGCACTGGTTGTTGCACCTCCAGGAAAATAGGGCCCACCGACTACTGCATATTGCTTTATTTGTCTTGTTGGTCTATTTGACACCTATTGGTCTTAGAGTACATTTAACCAGGGCACCATTATATCACAAAAATTCTcacatatttcttttctttctggtTGATTGCATTATACTGCAGATGTCCAGTATGTCTGCCTTCAAACTTTGGCCTTTGCAGGCAACTGTCactaaaatcatcatcatcatttcttgGAGCCTCTAGAGAAATGCTGTATAAACAGAACAGACATTTGGGAAAATGTCTTTCATTCTGAAGGGCTGCAGTGGTATAGTGTGTCAGTATGTCTTACTTTGAAGGCTTTACTATCAATGCCGGAAGAggtgagtttgtttttcttcaggttGATCCATTCCAGGTTGGGGATGCCATTGAAGGCTTCTGCTGGGATGTTGCTGATGTTGTTGCCTGCGAATCAATTTCAGTCAGTTTACAGGAGACTTGGCAGGCTTTCTGTAATTGCAGTATGTTTCTGTATATCTGTGTTTTCAATTTGGTTATTGTGTTTCTcagtcttgtgttttatttatttgcatcaTTTGTTCCTAAATGCAATATACTATATAGGACTGGGTTCCAATAGTTGgtggccttttttaaaattctggtTCCAGGTTGATAAAAATCCCAGATTTGCTAATCTGCAAGTCTAACAAATTCTTACTGAATATTTTGTCTCTTCTCGCAATGAACAAAACATTCAGTAGAATCTTCTCATTGTTGGCTAGCAAAGACTGTCTTTTTCGCCAGTTTAAATTACATCACTGGCTGCAGGTTATATCAGCTTTCGATAATTAACGTTAATTATCTAAGGTCAAAGAGGAGGACTGTCTTGTTCTCAATGTACTGTCTCTAAACTCAGCCAAAGATAATTTGTGTGGTAAAAGATTCATCAATCTATAATGTAACTGGGACCGTGTGTTTTAGTTGTCCACAGACCAAAAGAGGGAGGGGTGAGTCTTATTTGGTGAAACGATCAGCTGATCGCATCATGTCAGTTTCTGGGGTCAGAATCTCCCAGTTAaactttcatctgtttcactccgTATTTAAAGGAAAGAATATTTGGCCCAAACTGTCATCTCAAAGTCAACTTGGAAGATTCTGATTTTGGTACAGCCCTAATGCAAACCTAAACCAACAATGCATGGATCCTACTAACAaatattgtctgtgtatccaccttatatattgtattcctctgtgccgtagagctccaTTTCTGTCTAAGAATATTCAttacaatgaaaacacacactgtagtttatgtTGAATTAATCtcacatacactgtcctgctaCTCACTGCTAAATGTATATTAATTCATTGCTGTAAAGGATCCACAACAAATGCACTAGTTCCCcttgtttgagtaatgtttgattaaaaactacactgcccagctgttttaggattagaaattactgagccttttgaAACTACTTAACTATacatttgtgagctgtttttgaaTATTTAGGTCTTCAATAGGAACCGATGGGCTCGGGGCCCCAGACAGGAAAGGAAAGTCAGagagtattgagagatggacaaacgcattgttggtttggaaattcatgggatttgttgataataagaaaaatatagactaatgccagacttatcctttaagctGTTCAACTTGATAGTTGTAAATTAGAACCTCCAGTATTTGGAGCAAGCAGCTAATGAAATATAAAGTGTGCAAAATTAAGTACAGATCTAAACTGAATCTTTGgctttttgttatgttttaatgtgttttgttaagGTTCGCATTTTGAAGACCTAAATAGATTTGATACTGGCTTCAGATTCAATAATATGCTACTGAACACCAGTGACGTATGTGGAAAAGATTCTTCAGGAGCTGCACTTGTACTTTGGCAAAGTCCGTGTTTACTTACCCTCCAGACTGAGAAATTTGAGCTCAGGGATGGACAGAGGAGGGAAGTAGGTCAGTTTGGCGTTTTCACATGTCACAGTGACATCAGAGATATCACAGCCCGGAGGGAGGCTTCCCCTGTTCTGTACCActacctccctctcctccccttcctcctccacctcctctgcctccacctcctccagctCGTCCTCCGTTGGAGCAGGAGGTCTTGGAATTGGAGCAGGGAGGAGATCTGGTTCCTCGGGTTCTTCAGGTTCTTTTGGGAGCATCTGAAACACATCTCCTCTTAGCCAAACCTCCTCCTTTTCTACattctcctgctcctcttcttcctcttcctctagAGCCAGTAGCTCTTCCCTCAACCTCTCCTCCTGCCACCTCCTTTCCTCCTCAAgcttcctttccttttcccttGCTGCTCTCTCTAACTCCTTTCGCCtcctgtcttcctcctcctgtctccttctctcctcctcctgtctccttctctcctcctcctgcctcctccactcctcctcctctttctccacctGTCGCCTCAgtgcatcctcctcctccctcctcctttcctccactatcttcctctgtttctccgCCTGCTccttcctctgcttcctcttcttcttcctggcCTCATCCTTCCTCCTCAGACGCTCCTCTTCCTCACggtgctcctcttcctcccgcCACAGGATGCGCTGAATCTCCTCCTGGGTCAGTGGGGTCACAGCCTCGCCGGGGTTATTGGGAACTGGGGAGTCACCAGAAAGGTCAAGGCTGAGGTTGGGGTCTAGGGTTGGTGTAGGATGGTGGGGGGGCAACCAATCAGAGGGCAGGAGGTGGGCGAGAGGAGAGGGGACAGTatagaaagaaggaaggaaggaagatgGATTGAAATAAGAAAGGAGAGACACACAGGAGAGGAAGGAGCAAAAAGAAGGggatgaaaaagaaacactgaaagaaaatgaaacaggaTGAAGATGGAAGttggtgacagacagacaggatgacagttggacagacagacaggaggtgGACAGACAGATACGGCTGTGTTAGTGttgtagacagacagactggtACAAGACCAGCTTGTTGAAGCTACAGAGCAGATTGCTGCTGTAGACCAGTCTGGACCAGATCCCACTGAACTGGACATGTTTGACCTGAGTCAAGTAAAGTTGGTCTTTTTGTGTTTGCCGATGTTCGAGACAGCTGGTACTGAATCTAAATTTGACTTACCTTAATTTGTGCTTCATGATGATAAGTTTAATTTTGTTAACTTTATGTTTGTTCCAATTATAGCTGCAATACTGTTGCTATGGGGATTTGGGACTTCCCAGAGATAACCTGTCAATAAAACTGTGACAAGACTTTTACCTTTTCTCTCTTAGATTTTCTTTTACTGAAGTCACAGTAGTTTCTGTTTATGGCTGTCTTCTGTTTGACTGTTCAGATATGGTGGCTATCACACCTACCAAATGATCTTTGTCAAGAAAGAAGTTACTGAACAAGATTCATAAAATACACAGTTTGAGTTGCTGTCAAGTTCTGGCAAACAATCCAATATTAGTGTAAATATTTAGACCGACCTTAGTTCACTTGTCAAACACTAATGCTGTTTTATAGTCATTAAACTACGTGCCAACTGGAACAACCAACACATATGATATGAAAACTTTGTCTTGCAGTGGTAAGATTTTGTTAGATTGTAGGTGTCATtggttttcaaacattttcactgGTTTGCTGGacttttttcctgctttcttgAGATTCTTAATCCCACtgacaaagctctgattggccTGGTCGTTTTTCCAACCAGTGAACCAGCCCTTAATGAGCATCTGACCCATTTGAGTCAATGAAGAAATCAGAGATGTAAGCAGTGATTCAGAGGTCTGCAATCATACTAAGGCTATGAGTTGGCAATGTTTCACTGGTTACCATAAAAATGAGATGGGGAATCTGTAAAATGGAAACTTTTTGTCTCCTGACTCTTTGTCTGAGCTTTTGTACATTAGTTTCTCTTGTTGGACCAACACTTTTCTTCTGAATATGAAACAGCCTTTAGTCTGCATATTATGTATTTTCCCTTACAATAAACATCATACATACAGCAGACATAGTTTAAACACAGTGCATGTATACAGATACATACATGTTTCTATGGGTATTGCTATTAGGTTAATGTGTATTAATCTACATAGAGTAAATGAATAAGTCATtgataaaaatgactttaataGGTTTTCTCCTGTTTCACCTCCATACATGCAGATAATGACTATGCAGTGTATGACTGTGAGCACTGAGTTAGTTACTGTCAATTCAActacttttttttcataatttcacAGAGATTGTATAGACAGGTTTCCTGTTTACAATAGAGGATGCGTGCACAGCAGGGAGGTAGAGAACACAGACGGCCACAACctcatttatttatagatattttcattatttctaaACAGCAATTTCCTTGAAACCAGTACAGTTATTGTTCAGAGATAAATTTGTATGACTTTCTCAA from Thunnus maccoyii chromosome 3, fThuMac1.1, whole genome shotgun sequence includes these protein-coding regions:
- the ecm2 gene encoding extracellular matrix protein 2 isoform X2 encodes the protein MRWWLVVASLWLLVVLTVSDAQIRSRPRNQDEETPRGKRKRDGMGHVRARSGRSRPLKIRLIPGPSVPVKPGQNQGNTLILKSYKNLQEQHSTYNVIPVPNNPGEAVTPLTQEEIQRILWREEEEHREEEERLRRKDEARKKKRKQRKEQAEKQRKIVEERRREEEDALRRQVEKEEEEWRRQEEERRRQEEERRRQEEEDRRRKELERAAREKERKLEEERRWQEERLREELLALEEEEEEEQENVEKEEVWLRGDVFQMLPKEPEEPEEPDLLPAPIPRPPAPTEDELEEVEAEEVEEEGEEREVVVQNRGSLPPGCDISDVTVTCENAKLTYFPPLSIPELKFLSLEGNNISNIPAEAFNGIPNLEWINLKKNKLTSSGIDSKAFKGLKMLTRLYLDGNLLEAVPSDLPPTLQELKISENSLKRIHDKSLEGLSSLVTLELEGNLLSEGNVDPLAFTPLIQLSYLRLGRNHFRTIPQGLPSSLLELYLENNLIEEISETVFNQTNNLNVVSLRHNRLDETRIAPLAWINHRNLESIDLSHNDLYLVPSYLPKSLVHLVLVGNNIERIPGYVFAHMEPGIEYVYLSYNKLDGEGIESESFFGSYHSMVELCMDHNQLVTVPSGINEMTNLHFLRLNNNKIRSIPDEGICDANHSGDSTLVALRLENNYIDPQKVSPTAFSCVRSSSSVVLKPQRTK
- the ecm2 gene encoding extracellular matrix protein 2 isoform X1; translated protein: MRWWLVVASLWLLVVLTVSDAQIRSRPRNQDEETPRGKRKRDGMGHVRARSGRSRPLKIRLIPGPSVPVKPGQNQGNTLILKSYKNLQEQHSTYNVIPGKQGQCVYQGLTMFDQAVWSPKPCVTCLCTGGRVVCDEISCPIVHCHFPFTPNGECCPVCMEPDPNLSLDLSGDSPVPNNPGEAVTPLTQEEIQRILWREEEEHREEEERLRRKDEARKKKRKQRKEQAEKQRKIVEERRREEEDALRRQVEKEEEEWRRQEEERRRQEEERRRQEEEDRRRKELERAAREKERKLEEERRWQEERLREELLALEEEEEEEQENVEKEEVWLRGDVFQMLPKEPEEPEEPDLLPAPIPRPPAPTEDELEEVEAEEVEEEGEEREVVVQNRGSLPPGCDISDVTVTCENAKLTYFPPLSIPELKFLSLEGNNISNIPAEAFNGIPNLEWINLKKNKLTSSGIDSKAFKGLKMLTRLYLDGNLLEAVPSDLPPTLQELKISENSLKRIHDKSLEGLSSLVTLELEGNLLSEGNVDPLAFTPLIQLSYLRLGRNHFRTIPQGLPSSLLELYLENNLIEEISETVFNQTNNLNVVSLRHNRLDETRIAPLAWINHRNLESIDLSHNDLYLVPSYLPKSLVHLVLVGNNIERIPGYVFAHMEPGIEYVYLSYNKLDGEGIESESFFGSYHSMVELCMDHNQLVTVPSGINEMTNLHFLRLNNNKIRSIPDEGICDANHSGDSTLVALRLENNYIDPQKVSPTAFSCVRSSSSVVLKPQRTK